In the Euphorbia lathyris chromosome 5, ddEupLath1.1, whole genome shotgun sequence genome, one interval contains:
- the LOC136230616 gene encoding uncharacterized protein — protein MSQSRKRRKPSPFLPSATSPPPLSTTATMPLSSSTIGNLIPTPSRFKDLLLAFSLLFILHLLFRLPSQSQPSSVSLSAAFTSSTFIPTNRNHILFSIASSAASFTRRKHYLSLWYRPNYTRAFAFLDRNTSLSVDPILPPVILSQDTSLFPFTFKGGLRSAVRVARVVKEAVDLDQKNVRWFVFGDDDTVFFVENLVKTLSKYDHKQWYYIGSNSESYEQNSKYSFDMAFGGGGFAISYPLGRVLARVLDSCLVRYAHLYGSDARVFSCLAELGVGLTHETGFHQVDMRGNLFGMLSAHPLSPLVSLHHLDATDPLFPNMSKTEAAEHLFRAANTDPARILQQIVCYDRANSLTVSVAWGYSIQVFEGNELLPDLLPLQRTFRSWRRNAKIDSNYMFNTRDYPREPCKRPLVFFMESVMTRDSGVWTNYTRHSIGGCSRVKAIKNLEHVRVFSQKLEAGKEQVHRRHCGDISMTSNEAMVISVRECDIGELISMHF, from the exons ATGTCTCAgagcagaaaaagaagaaaaccaTCACCGTTTCTGCCTTCCGCTacctctcctcctcctctttctACGACTGCTACTATGCCACTTTCCTCTTCCACCATCGGAAACTTAATTCCCACGCCTTCCCGCTTCAAAGATCTTCTCTtagctttctctcttctctttatCCTCCACCTACTCTTTCGTCTTCCTTCGCAATCGCAACCCTCTTCCGTCTCCCTCTCCGCCGCTTTTACCTCTTCAACTTTCATTCCCACCAATCGCAACCATATTCTCTTCTCCATTGCATCCTCCGCCGCCTCCTTTACTCGCCGAAAGCATTACCTCAGCCTTTGGTATCGCCCCAACTATACTCGTGCATTTGCCTTCCTTGATCGCAACACATCCCTTTCTGTCGACCCCATTCTTCCTCCTGTGATCCTCTCCCAGGACACTTCCCTCTTCCCTTTCACATTCAAGGGCGGGCTCAGGTCAGCTGTTCGGGTAGCACGTGTGGTCAAAGAGGCGGTTGATCTTGACCAGAAGAATGTACGGTGGTTTGTGTTTGGAGACGATGATACAGTGTTTTTCGTCGAAAATTTGGTCAAAACACTCTCCAAGTATGATCATAAGCAGTGGTATTATATTGGGAGCAATTCGGAGAGTTACGAGCAGAATTCTAAGTATTCATTTGATATGGCTTTTGGTGGTGGCGGTTTTGCTATCAGCTATCCATTGGGTCGGGTTTTGGCTCGGGTTTTGGACTCTTGTTTGGTGCGCTATGCCCATTTGTACGGAAGTGATGCCAGGGTTTTTTCTTGCTTAGCAGAGTTGGGTGTTGGATTGACGCATGAAACTGGGTTTCATCAG GTTGATATGCGTGGGAATCTGTTTGGAATGCTTTCTGCACATCCTTTATCACCTTTGGTGTCGCTACATCATTTGGATGCAACAGACCCGCTTTTTCCTAATATGAGCAAAACTGAAGCTGCAGAGCACCTTTTCCGAGCAGCTAATACTGATCCTGCCAGGATTTTGCAGCAAATTGTATGTTATGATCGTGCAAATTCATTGACTGTTTCAGTCGCATGGGGCTATTCCATTCAGGTGTTTGAAGGCAATgaacttcttccagatctccttcCGCTCCAGAGGACCTTTAGATCATGGCGAAGAAATGCAAAAATTGACTCTAATTACATGTTTAATACGAGAGACTATCCTAGAGAACCATGTAAAAGACCTCTTGTATTTTTTATGGAAAGTGTTATGACTCGTGATAGTGGTGTTTGGACCAATTACACCAGGCACAGTATTGGGGGTTGCTCTAGAGTTAAAGCCATAAAGAATCTGGAGCATGTCAGAGTGTTTTCCCAGAAATTAGAAGCTGGCAAAGAACAG GTCCATCGTCGACATTGTGGCGATATTTCTATGACATCTAATGAAGCTATGGTTATTAGTGTTAGAGAATGTGACATTGGAGAACTGATTTCTATGCATTTCTAG